In the Emys orbicularis isolate rEmyOrb1 chromosome 3, rEmyOrb1.hap1, whole genome shotgun sequence genome, one interval contains:
- the LOC135876563 gene encoding protein CLN8-like isoform X2, translating to MNLANDGATLFDWDYVLWEVRLKLLAAGFFIYLGVFLLAHWLSSCISASYRTLSGYEKVLWNLVITGALFGIQCCVAGLWALLKDPVFQADQVYSQQKWSWFHCLIAAGFFLYENVVIHVSNIVFRKFDMFLVVHHLFAFGGLFGLIINIKAGHYLPLMGLLLEMSSPSCCISRVLSKTGYGNTLFWKASQMVDIHMVHCRMVLIYHMWWVCIYSV from the exons ATGAATCTTGCAAATGATGGTGCAACATTATTTGACTGGGACTATGTTCTGTGGGAAGTTCGTTTGAAGCTACTGGCAGCTGGCTTTTTTATCTACCTGGGAGTATTTCTTCTAGCTCACTGGCTGTCCTCATGCATCAGTGCCAGTTATCGCACTTTGTCAGGATATGAGAAGGTCTTGTGGAACTTGGTTATCACAGGTGCCCTGTTTGGAATTCAGTGTTGTGTAGCTGGGTTGTGGGCCTTACTCAAAGATCCAGTTTTTCAAGCTGACCAAGTGTATTCACAGCAAAAGTGGAGCTGGTTTCACTGCTTAATAGCCGCTGGCTTCTTCTTGTATGAAAATGTAGTTATTCATGTGTCTAATATTGTTTTCAGAAAATTTGATATGTTCTTGGTAGTTCATCATTTATTTGCCTTTGGTGGGCTTTTTGGTCTGATAATTAACATAAAAGCTGGGCACTATCTACCCCTGATGGGACTGCTACTTGAGATGAGCAGTCCTTCATGCTGCATCTCGAGGGTGCTTTCAAAG ACTGGCTATGGTAATACCCTTTTTTGGAAGGCAAGCCAAATGGTAGATATCCATATGGTTCACTGCCGCATGGTCCTCATTTATCACATGTGGTGG gtttgTATCTATTCTGTGTAA
- the LOC135876563 gene encoding protein CLN8-like isoform X1: protein MNLANDGATLFDWDYVLWEVRLKLLAAGFFIYLGVFLLAHWLSSCISASYRTLSGYEKVLWNLVITGALFGIQCCVAGLWALLKDPVFQADQVYSQQKWSWFHCLIAAGFFLYENVVIHVSNIVFRKFDMFLVVHHLFAFGGLFGLIINIKAGHYLPLMGLLLEMSSPSCCISRVLSKTGYGNTLFWKASQMVDIHMVHCRMVLIYHMWWVCISNWNDVVENLGLPYSVVFFLGLSTLTLILNPYWMYVTTQRLFGPVDWNSSNTAVKNGSSEKLNIETFQKKKI, encoded by the exons ATGAATCTTGCAAATGATGGTGCAACATTATTTGACTGGGACTATGTTCTGTGGGAAGTTCGTTTGAAGCTACTGGCAGCTGGCTTTTTTATCTACCTGGGAGTATTTCTTCTAGCTCACTGGCTGTCCTCATGCATCAGTGCCAGTTATCGCACTTTGTCAGGATATGAGAAGGTCTTGTGGAACTTGGTTATCACAGGTGCCCTGTTTGGAATTCAGTGTTGTGTAGCTGGGTTGTGGGCCTTACTCAAAGATCCAGTTTTTCAAGCTGACCAAGTGTATTCACAGCAAAAGTGGAGCTGGTTTCACTGCTTAATAGCCGCTGGCTTCTTCTTGTATGAAAATGTAGTTATTCATGTGTCTAATATTGTTTTCAGAAAATTTGATATGTTCTTGGTAGTTCATCATTTATTTGCCTTTGGTGGGCTTTTTGGTCTGATAATTAACATAAAAGCTGGGCACTATCTACCCCTGATGGGACTGCTACTTGAGATGAGCAGTCCTTCATGCTGCATCTCGAGGGTGCTTTCAAAG ACTGGCTATGGTAATACCCTTTTTTGGAAGGCAAGCCAAATGGTAGATATCCATATGGTTCACTGCCGCATGGTCCTCATTTATCACATGTGGTGGGTATGTATTTCTAATTGGAATGATGTGGTGGAAAATCTGGGACTTCCATATTCTGTTGTCTTTTTCTTGGGGCTAAGTACACTTACATTAATACTTAATCCATACTGGATGTACGTAACGACTCAGCGGCTCTTCGGTCCAGTTGATTGGAATTCTTCAAATACAGCAGTGAAAAATGGATCCTCTGAAAAATTAAATATCGAAACATTCCAAAAGAAGAAGATATAA